One genomic segment of Cervus canadensis isolate Bull #8, Minnesota chromosome 14, ASM1932006v1, whole genome shotgun sequence includes these proteins:
- the LOC122452816 gene encoding PC4 and SFRS1-interacting protein isoform X1 — MTRDFKPGDLIFAKMKGYPHWPARVDEVPDGAVKPPTNKLPIFFFGTHETAFLGPKDIFPYSENKEKYGKPNKRKGFNEGLWEIDNNPKVKFSSQQASAKQSNASSDVEVEEKETSVSKEDTDHEEKASNEDVTKAIDITTPKAARRGRKRKAEKQVETEEAGIVTTATASANLKVSPKRGRPAATEVKIPKPRGRPKMVKQPCPSESDMITEDDKSKKKGQEEKQPKKQLKKDEEGQKEEEKPRKEPDKKEGKKEVESKRKNLAKTGVTSTSDSEEEGDDQEGEKKRKGGRNFQTAHRRNMLKGQHEKEAADRKRKQEEQMETEQQNKDEGKKPEVKKVEKKRETSMDSRLQRIHAEIKNSLKIDNLDVNRCIEALDELASLQVTMQQAQKHTEMITTLKKIRRFKVSQVIMEKSTMLYNKFKNMFLVGEGDSVITQVLNKSLAEQRQHEEANKTKDQGKKGPNKKLEKEQTGSKTLNGGSDAQDSNQPQHNGDSNEESKDNHEASSKKKPSSEERETEISLKDSTLDN, encoded by the exons TGCTTTTTTAGGCCCAAAGGACATATTTCCTTactcagaaaataaggaaaagtacGGCAAACCAAATAAGCGAAAAGGCTTTAATGAAGGTTTATGGGAGATAGATAACAATCCGAAAGTGAAATTTTCAAGTCAACAG GCATCAGCTAAACAGTCAAATGCGTCatctgatgttgaagttgaagaaaaagaaacaagtgttTCAAAGGAAGATACTGACCATGAAGAAAAAGCCAGCAATGAG gatGTGACTAAAGCAATTGACATAACCACTCCAAAAGCTGccagaagagggaggaagagaaag GCAGAAAAACAAGTAGAAACTGAGGAGGCTGGAATAGTGACTACGGCAACAGCATCTGCTAATCTAAAAGTGAGTCCTAAAAGAGGACGACCTGCAG CTACAGAGGTCAAGATTCCAAAACCAAGAGGCAGACCCAAAATGGTAAAACAGCCTTGTCCTTCAGAGAGTGACAT GATAACTGAAGACgacaaaagcaagaaaaagggGCAAGAGGAAAAACAACCTAAAAAACAGCTTAAAAAGGATGAAGAGGgccagaaggaagaagaaaagccaaGAAAAGAGCCAgataaaaaagaggggaaaaaggaagttgaatcaaaaaggaaaaatttagcCAAAACAGGGGTTACATCAACCTCTGATTCTGAAGAAGAAGGAGATGATCAAGAAGGTGAAAAG AAGAGAAAAGGTGGAAGAAACTTTCAGACTGCTCATAGAAGGAATATGCTCAAAGGACAACATGAGAAAGAAGCTGCAGATAGAAAACGCAAGCAAGAAGAACAAATGGAAACTGAGCA GCAGAAtaaagatgaaggaaagaagccagaagttaagaaagtggagaagaagcGAG aaaCATCAATGGATTCTCGACTTCAAAGGATAcatgctgaaattaaaaattctctcAAAATTGATAATCTT GATGTCAACAGATGTATTGAAGCCTTGGATGAACTGGCTTCACTTCAGGTCACAATGCAACAAGCTCAAAAACACACAGAGATGATTACAACACTGAAAAAA ATACGGCGATTCAAAGTTAGTCAGGTTATCATGGAAAAGTCTACAATGTTGTATAACAAGTTTAAGAACATGTTTTTGGTTGGTGAAGGAGATTCTGTGATCACACAAGTGCTGAACAAATCTCTTGCCGAACAAAGACAACATGAGGAAGCAAATAAAACCAAAGATCAAGGGAAGAAAGGGCCAAACAAAAAGCTAGAAAAGGAACAAACAG GTTCAAAGACTCTAAATGGAGGATCGGATGCTCAAGACAGTAATCAACCACAACACAATGGAGACAGCaatgaagaaagcaaagacaACCACGAGGCCAGCAGTAAGAAAAA GCCATCCAgtgaagagagagagactgaaataTCTCTGAAGGATTCTACACTAGATAACTAG